The following proteins come from a genomic window of Thermoproteus sp.:
- a CDS encoding ABC transporter ATP-binding protein, with the protein MPPVLTVEGLRLYYNTQNGVVKAVDGVSFELERGEVLAIVGESGSGKSSLGYAIMRLLPENTALYGGKVVLHDGGVDLDVTSMDEETLRREVRWRRISMVFQASMNAIDPVSTIGDFIYRILKEHKPEMDKKAGATVIKEALRSVGLPPTVFDMYPFELSGGMKQRVIIALALILRPLVVILDEPTSALDVITQANIISLLKSLRGDVSMILITHDLALASEIADRIAVMYAGKLVEIGSAEDVLTSPRHPYTIALLESTPTLRQEKTLGFIPGRVPSLINPPLGCRFHPRCKYAIEVCSKEDPPEVDLGNGHKASCWLLRR; encoded by the coding sequence GTGCCGCCGGTCCTTACAGTAGAGGGGCTTAGACTCTACTACAACACCCAAAACGGCGTAGTTAAAGCAGTCGACGGGGTGTCATTTGAACTAGAGAGGGGGGAGGTCCTGGCGATAGTCGGCGAGTCGGGTAGCGGCAAGTCCTCGTTGGGATACGCCATAATGCGCCTCCTACCAGAAAACACTGCTCTTTACGGCGGGAAGGTAGTGCTCCACGATGGCGGGGTCGACCTAGACGTTACGTCTATGGACGAGGAGACCCTTAGGCGTGAGGTCAGATGGAGACGTATCTCCATGGTCTTTCAAGCCTCTATGAACGCCATAGATCCCGTCTCGACCATTGGAGACTTTATATATAGAATACTTAAAGAACACAAGCCCGAGATGGACAAAAAGGCAGGCGCAACTGTGATAAAAGAGGCGTTGAGGTCTGTGGGCCTCCCTCCTACAGTTTTCGACATGTATCCCTTCGAGCTCTCGGGCGGGATGAAACAGAGGGTCATAATTGCCTTGGCCCTTATCTTAAGGCCCCTTGTGGTGATTTTGGACGAGCCCACTTCGGCGCTCGACGTAATAACACAAGCCAATATAATCTCCCTACTTAAGAGCCTTAGGGGAGACGTCTCGATGATCTTAATTACGCATGACTTGGCTTTGGCCTCCGAGATAGCTGACAGGATAGCAGTGATGTATGCAGGGAAGCTTGTAGAAATTGGGAGCGCCGAAGACGTGTTGACGTCGCCAAGACATCCATACACCATAGCGTTGTTGGAATCCACGCCGACGTTAAGACAGGAGAAGACATTGGGCTTCATCCCGGGCAGAGTGCCCAGTTTGATCAATCCGCCTCTTGGCTGTCGCTTCCATCCGCGCTGTAAATACGCCATAGAGGTCTGCTCTAAGGAGGACCCGCCAGAGGTGGATCTAGGCAACGGGCATAAGGCCAGCTGTTGGCTTTTGAGGAGATGA
- a CDS encoding ABC transporter ATP-binding protein produces the protein MVSVRVEKLTKRYGDVYAVKDVDLEVKDGEIFAVLGPSGCGKTTLLRLVAGLEEPTYGRIYFDGRDVTNLPTQKRNTALVPQTWALWPHMTVFENVAYGLKLRKIDRREIERRVKSILELVGLSGLERRRPYELSGGQQQRVALARALVVEPSVLLLDEPLANLDAKLRVELRAEVRRIAKELRITTIYVTHDQEEAFSVADRIAVMYAGSIKQIGTAEELFYKPVDLFVASFIGKSVVVRGKVVDKTGDLAVLDVGFPLRGVAVSDLSIGEEAAAVIRTRGIKVSGDEGGIPCTVEDSRFVGGAYVLALNCGGVKLEAEAAAPRRAGEVVKVKLEGVLIYRP, from the coding sequence GTGGTTTCGGTAAGAGTCGAGAAGCTCACTAAGCGATATGGAGACGTCTATGCTGTAAAGGATGTAGACCTCGAGGTGAAAGACGGAGAGATCTTCGCGGTGTTGGGGCCCTCTGGCTGCGGGAAGACCACATTGTTGCGACTAGTGGCAGGCCTGGAGGAGCCCACCTACGGGAGGATATACTTCGACGGCAGAGACGTGACGAACCTCCCAACGCAGAAGAGAAATACCGCATTGGTGCCACAGACCTGGGCGTTGTGGCCCCACATGACTGTATTTGAGAACGTGGCCTACGGCCTTAAGTTGAGGAAGATAGACAGAAGGGAAATAGAGAGGCGTGTGAAGTCGATTTTGGAACTGGTGGGGCTTTCCGGCCTGGAGCGCAGAAGGCCCTATGAGCTCTCTGGAGGCCAACAACAACGCGTGGCTCTAGCCAGAGCCCTCGTGGTGGAGCCCTCGGTGTTGTTGCTAGACGAGCCGCTCGCCAACTTAGACGCAAAATTGAGGGTGGAGCTTAGGGCTGAAGTCAGGCGGATAGCCAAAGAGCTCCGCATAACTACTATATATGTGACCCACGACCAAGAGGAGGCTTTCTCCGTGGCGGATAGAATAGCCGTTATGTACGCTGGCTCTATTAAACAAATAGGCACCGCCGAGGAGCTCTTCTACAAGCCCGTAGATCTATTCGTGGCCTCCTTTATAGGCAAGAGCGTAGTGGTGAGAGGCAAAGTTGTAGATAAGACGGGAGACCTCGCGGTCTTAGATGTGGGCTTTCCGCTTAGAGGTGTCGCGGTGAGCGATTTATCTATCGGCGAGGAGGCGGCGGCTGTGATAAGGACGAGGGGAATTAAGGTAAGCGGGGACGAGGGAGGCATCCCCTGTACTGTCGAAGACTCTAGGTTCGTGGGGGGCGCCTACGTCTTGGCACTAAACTGTGGGGGAGTCAAATTGGAGGCCGAAGCGGCGGCGCCCCGCAGGGCCGGCGAAGTCGTGAAGGTCAAGTTGGAGGGAGTGTTGATATATAGGCCATGA
- a CDS encoding ABC transporter substrate-binding protein, translating to MTRTAYIAIAVVVVVIIAIVAILATRGPSAPPQTTTPSVTATSPTTTSTTAPQCTQLVILTRHPTAILNATVKLFLSSDVAKKYGIKNLVFKNPPASQWEALIKQGGIDVAWGGGPTLFNMLYSDGFLLPLEGSEVQAALAQIPDTLAGMPLKLKGPDGKVYWVAWAVSSFGITANFDFLNATGLPAPKDWSDLASFTYGKALLAGYPPVAVADISQSTSATRMAEIILQAYGWDKGWQIITLTLANGRLYTSSEGGQRRHN from the coding sequence ATGACAAGAACAGCCTATATAGCAATAGCCGTAGTGGTCGTCGTAATAATCGCTATTGTTGCCATTCTCGCGACCAGAGGCCCAAGCGCCCCGCCCCAGACTACCACCCCCTCTGTGACCGCCACCTCGCCGACTACTACCTCCACGACAGCGCCTCAATGCACCCAATTGGTGATACTCACGCGGCACCCCACCGCTATTTTGAACGCGACCGTTAAGCTGTTCCTATCTAGCGACGTGGCGAAGAAATACGGCATTAAGAACTTGGTGTTCAAGAACCCGCCCGCGTCGCAGTGGGAGGCCCTCATCAAACAAGGCGGGATCGACGTGGCTTGGGGCGGCGGGCCCACGTTATTCAATATGTTATACAGCGACGGCTTCCTATTGCCCCTAGAGGGTTCCGAAGTCCAAGCGGCGTTGGCTCAGATACCCGATACGCTGGCCGGCATGCCGCTTAAACTCAAGGGCCCCGATGGGAAGGTCTATTGGGTCGCCTGGGCCGTATCGAGCTTCGGCATAACTGCAAATTTCGACTTTCTTAACGCCACCGGCCTGCCCGCGCCTAAAGACTGGAGCGACTTAGCCTCGTTTACATACGGCAAGGCGCTACTGGCGGGATACCCGCCGGTGGCGGTGGCCGATATTTCTCAATCCACTAGCGCCACGAGGATGGCCGAGATAATACTACAGGCATACGGCTGGGATAAGGGATGGCAGATAATCACGTTGACTTTAGCCAACGGCAGGCTCTACACCTCCAGCGAGGGGGGCCAGAGACGCCATAATTAG
- a CDS encoding ABC transporter substrate-binding protein — MRTSIIIAIIVVVVVIAIIAALFASRPAPAPAPQTTPTSTTTSTSTSAVQTSTTTQTGTSAAGPTLTIGVTDKVTELDPAMAYDFFTWEIFYNTMSGLVMYKPGTTELVPALATSWEVRNNGTVWIFHLRHDAKFCDGTPVTAQNVVWSIQRVMKINGDPAWLVTYFVQNVTALDNYTVEFILKRPVAYFLALVATPPYFPVSPKYNPTQVDADQTAGGAGPYCITKFVRDQTIVLTANPYWYGPQPYYKTVVIRFYSDSSALRLALESGEIDIAWRTLSPPDLQALKASGKFQVVEVPSMFIRYMVINTKMINNTLVRQALAAAVCRSQIINVVFNGTMMPLYTMIPSGMWGAVPVFQQMYGDCNTQLAQQLLQKAGYSPNNKLTIDLWYTPSHYGSTEQDVAALLKQQLEATGLITVNIRSAEWSTYTDYARKGAMEVYLLGWYPDYLDPDDYMVPFFRTGANSWLGNGYSNPTVDKLLDEASVLVNQTARAQIYAQVQQIVAQDVPIVPLFQGKLYIVTKPGIKITVDPTMILRYWLIFSS; from the coding sequence ATGAGGACTTCGATAATAATTGCAATAATCGTAGTCGTCGTGGTGATAGCAATAATCGCCGCGCTGTTCGCCAGCCGTCCAGCCCCTGCCCCCGCGCCACAAACCACCCCCACTAGCACGACGACTTCCACCAGCACATCTGCCGTCCAGACGTCCACAACGACACAGACGGGCACCTCTGCGGCGGGGCCCACCTTGACGATAGGGGTCACGGACAAAGTGACGGAGCTAGATCCCGCGATGGCCTACGACTTCTTTACCTGGGAGATATTCTACAACACCATGTCGGGCCTGGTCATGTACAAGCCCGGCACAACGGAGCTAGTCCCCGCACTGGCCACCAGCTGGGAGGTTAGAAACAACGGGACCGTCTGGATATTCCATTTGAGGCATGACGCCAAGTTCTGCGACGGCACTCCCGTCACCGCGCAGAACGTGGTGTGGTCTATACAGAGGGTGATGAAGATAAACGGAGACCCCGCGTGGCTAGTGACCTATTTCGTGCAGAATGTAACTGCGCTCGACAACTACACCGTGGAGTTCATATTGAAGAGGCCCGTAGCCTACTTCTTAGCGCTAGTGGCCACTCCGCCCTACTTCCCGGTAAGCCCCAAGTACAACCCAACGCAAGTAGACGCAGACCAAACCGCCGGAGGAGCCGGACCATACTGTATAACTAAATTCGTGAGGGACCAGACCATAGTCCTCACGGCCAACCCCTATTGGTACGGCCCCCAGCCCTATTACAAGACTGTCGTCATTAGGTTCTACAGCGACTCATCGGCGTTGAGGCTTGCCCTTGAGAGCGGCGAGATAGATATAGCCTGGCGTACTTTAAGCCCGCCGGATCTACAGGCGCTTAAGGCCAGCGGTAAGTTCCAAGTCGTGGAGGTGCCCAGTATGTTCATACGCTATATGGTCATCAACACCAAGATGATTAACAACACTCTGGTGAGGCAAGCCCTGGCGGCCGCCGTATGTAGGTCCCAGATAATCAACGTGGTGTTCAACGGCACTATGATGCCTCTATACACCATGATACCTTCCGGCATGTGGGGCGCCGTCCCTGTATTCCAACAGATGTATGGAGACTGCAATACGCAGTTGGCCCAACAGTTATTACAGAAGGCCGGATATTCGCCCAACAACAAGTTGACTATAGACCTCTGGTACACCCCGTCGCATTATGGAAGCACCGAGCAGGATGTGGCGGCCCTATTGAAGCAACAGCTAGAGGCAACCGGCCTCATTACGGTCAACATAAGGTCGGCTGAATGGAGCACCTACACGGATTACGCTAGGAAGGGCGCCATGGAGGTGTACCTATTGGGGTGGTACCCCGACTATCTGGACCCCGACGACTACATGGTGCCGTTCTTTAGGACAGGCGCCAACTCCTGGCTGGGCAACGGCTATTCGAACCCCACTGTGGATAAGCTACTAGACGAGGCGTCGGTGTTGGTAAACCAGACCGCGAGGGCTCAAATATACGCGCAAGTGCAACAGATAGTCGCCCAGGATGTCCCCATAGTTCCTCTCTTCCAGGGCAAGTTGTACATTGTGACGAAGCCCGGTATTAAGATAACTGTAGATCCCACGATGATATTGAGGTACTGGCTCATTTTCTCCTCGTAA
- a CDS encoding iron ABC transporter permease, which yields MRQKFLVVSTAVGLLFLLLFLVSPIAFIFYFIATQMAEVAPLLASNYYFDISPSAFQGAIQVAQIGGVWRVTIRGPDMGVVLNSIWVGLLVAALDTTLGLLLAYVLAKYEFRGRSLLGVLATAPLIVVPFVNAYAIRLFLNPLWGTLNWLLSALGLPLRLDIRDLAAVAFTQILAFLPVAYLNIYTAISRVDPTLEEMANNLGASESRAARDIVMRLAMPGIATAFALTFILSVDDIAAPIIFQDYPAARKLMSFQVYQYFINSMNGQISPAAALLALILLALSLASFLAVRKYVGLKQYAMLIRQLRPKSYRPGPAGYVLIAFSYLLAIAATSPLIGALSILFVTRWASSPLPEGISLSLALDRLETVLTDPYYVRGIVNTIVYGVSATLIIVLVGILIAVAAARSRGPTANILDALATAPIAIPGLVVAYAYFLTLLPLSNVLSSCCPLLAQAIDPLYNPAPALIVGYSVRKLPFAVRAIYAGLQQLHISMEEVSLNLGASYTRTLREVVVPMLKNNIISGALIAFVYIASDVTLGVTLGTLKGIISSDHAMPITAVMSVDVQGSVNGLFYASALGLILALIQISAIILTTKVLKTRYGLII from the coding sequence ATGAGGCAGAAGTTCTTAGTCGTCTCGACCGCCGTGGGCCTCCTCTTCCTCCTATTGTTCTTGGTGTCGCCTATAGCCTTTATATTTTACTTCATAGCGACGCAAATGGCCGAAGTAGCGCCCCTACTGGCTAGCAATTATTACTTCGACATATCGCCCAGCGCGTTCCAGGGGGCAATACAGGTGGCGCAGATCGGCGGGGTGTGGAGGGTGACAATAAGGGGGCCCGACATGGGCGTAGTGCTCAACAGCATATGGGTCGGCCTCCTAGTGGCCGCGTTGGACACCACACTCGGCCTGCTCCTAGCCTATGTCCTCGCTAAATACGAGTTCCGCGGGAGGTCCCTATTGGGCGTATTGGCCACGGCGCCTCTCATAGTCGTGCCTTTCGTTAACGCCTACGCCATTAGGCTGTTTTTAAATCCGCTCTGGGGGACGCTTAACTGGCTCCTCTCGGCGTTAGGCCTGCCGTTGAGGCTAGACATAAGGGACCTAGCTGCAGTGGCCTTCACGCAGATTCTCGCCTTCCTTCCAGTGGCGTACCTCAACATATACACAGCCATATCCCGTGTCGACCCCACATTGGAAGAGATGGCGAACAACCTAGGCGCGAGCGAGTCCCGTGCGGCGAGAGACATAGTGATGCGACTGGCCATGCCCGGCATCGCCACGGCGTTCGCCTTGACGTTCATCCTATCTGTTGACGATATAGCGGCCCCCATCATATTTCAAGACTACCCAGCGGCTAGGAAGCTGATGTCGTTCCAGGTGTATCAGTACTTCATAAATTCGATGAATGGACAGATAAGCCCTGCCGCGGCGCTACTGGCCTTGATACTCCTGGCCCTATCGTTGGCGTCGTTCCTAGCGGTTCGGAAGTACGTAGGGCTTAAGCAGTACGCCATGTTGATAAGACAGCTGAGGCCCAAATCCTATAGGCCGGGGCCAGCTGGCTACGTCCTCATAGCGTTTTCATATCTATTGGCTATAGCGGCGACGTCGCCGCTTATAGGCGCTCTATCCATCCTATTTGTAACTAGATGGGCGAGCTCCCCCTTGCCGGAGGGCATCTCTCTATCTCTGGCGCTAGATAGATTGGAAACCGTCTTGACAGACCCCTACTACGTAAGAGGCATAGTCAACACGATAGTGTATGGAGTCTCTGCGACTCTCATAATAGTCCTAGTGGGAATCCTAATAGCCGTGGCGGCGGCTAGAAGCAGAGGCCCGACCGCCAATATCCTCGACGCCTTGGCCACAGCCCCCATAGCAATCCCCGGCCTCGTCGTGGCGTACGCCTACTTCCTGACTTTGCTCCCGCTGTCCAACGTCCTATCGTCATGTTGCCCCCTATTGGCGCAGGCGATAGATCCGCTTTACAATCCAGCGCCCGCACTCATAGTGGGCTATTCCGTCCGCAAATTGCCTTTCGCCGTCCGCGCCATATACGCCGGCCTCCAGCAACTCCACATCTCCATGGAGGAGGTGTCCCTCAACTTAGGCGCCTCGTATACGAGAACCCTCAGGGAGGTCGTAGTGCCCATGTTGAAGAACAACATAATAAGCGGCGCCCTAATAGCCTTCGTGTATATAGCCAGCGACGTCACGTTGGGAGTTACATTGGGCACGCTTAAGGGCATAATCAGCTCTGACCACGCCATGCCGATAACGGCCGTGATGAGCGTCGACGTGCAGGGAAGCGTAAACGGCCTCTTCTACGCGTCTGCATTGGGCTTGATATTGGCCTTAATACAAATATCTGCTATAATATTAACCACAAAAGTCCTTAAAACTAGATACGGCCTTATCATATAG
- a CDS encoding ABC transporter permease: MALKLYIGSFIVGLIVAFILIGPLVAKTSPTMSTDRPLLPPSQAHPLGTDNLGRDVLARLIYGGRVPLEVAIFATIISSAVGVLLGMFSGYIGRWLDRVLTMIMDSLYAFPGLLMAMAIAAVLGPSPLNATLAIGFVYIPTYYRLARNETQVVKTFQYIEAARALGASTTHIVVRHILPTLILTIVVVATINLADAILTEAALAFFGYTVVPPTPDWGADLSAAKSYILNGAWWLLTPGLMIVLTALGFSLLGDGLAEKFGLRKKV, encoded by the coding sequence ATGGCATTAAAGCTGTATATCGGCTCGTTTATAGTAGGGTTAATCGTTGCATTTATACTAATAGGGCCTTTGGTCGCCAAGACCAGCCCCACTATGTCTACAGATAGGCCGTTATTGCCGCCCAGCCAAGCCCATCCGCTAGGCACGGACAATCTAGGTAGAGACGTACTGGCTAGACTGATATATGGCGGAAGGGTGCCATTGGAAGTTGCTATATTCGCCACGATAATCTCCTCAGCCGTAGGAGTCCTCCTGGGCATGTTCTCTGGATATATAGGCAGGTGGCTAGATAGAGTCTTGACTATGATTATGGACAGCCTATACGCCTTCCCGGGACTTCTCATGGCCATGGCGATAGCCGCCGTCTTGGGCCCGAGCCCCCTCAACGCGACTTTGGCAATAGGTTTTGTATACATACCTACATACTATAGGCTGGCCAGAAACGAGACGCAGGTAGTGAAGACCTTCCAATATATTGAGGCGGCTCGGGCGCTAGGCGCCTCCACCACACATATAGTGGTAAGGCACATATTGCCGACCTTAATTTTGACTATAGTCGTAGTGGCTACTATCAATTTGGCTGACGCCATACTGACCGAAGCCGCGTTGGCCTTTTTCGGCTACACGGTCGTGCCGCCGACTCCCGACTGGGGCGCAGACCTGTCTGCGGCCAAATCATATATACTCAACGGCGCTTGGTGGCTCTTAACGCCGGGGCTCATGATAGTATTGACAGCCCTAGGCTTTTCGCTATTGGGAGACGGACTGGCCGAAAAGTTCGGCTTAAGGAAAAAAGTCTGA
- a CDS encoding ABC transporter permease, with product MSPLRYILLRLALAIPTMLILLTVVFIILRVIPGNPIEAMVGQKAPPEYIQQLMEQAGLNKPLYVQYADYIKGVFTGDLGRSFIDNRPVIADIMDRFPATVELAISSFIVSIAIGHALAFLAAYFRRNVDEAVRLYAIIAYILFIPFFGLALQLIFGVYLKWLPIGGRITPGLEPPRITGLYVLDSLISGDWPALVSALKHLVLPSITLGIVISGVFTRFIRNNLVKTLEEDFITTYKAAGLPRWRILLRAYRAALVPTITMMGLQLALLLQGAVLTETTFSWPGLGTLLLERIQYLDYPTVQGIVVFYVLIVVFINIIVDLINLVVDPRLRRGIWH from the coding sequence ATGAGCCCCCTCAGATATATCCTCCTGCGCCTCGCCTTGGCCATACCGACCATGTTGATATTGTTGACTGTAGTCTTCATCATCCTTAGGGTCATACCGGGGAACCCCATAGAGGCTATGGTCGGCCAGAAGGCGCCTCCCGAGTATATACAACAGTTAATGGAGCAGGCCGGCCTCAACAAGCCCCTATACGTCCAGTATGCGGACTACATAAAGGGCGTATTTACTGGAGATCTAGGCAGGAGCTTTATAGACAACAGGCCGGTTATAGCGGACATAATGGACAGATTTCCGGCCACTGTGGAGCTCGCAATCTCTTCTTTTATAGTCAGTATAGCCATAGGCCACGCCCTGGCGTTTCTAGCGGCGTATTTCAGGAGGAACGTAGACGAGGCCGTGAGGCTCTATGCCATAATCGCCTATATTCTATTCATACCGTTTTTCGGCCTCGCGTTGCAGTTAATATTTGGCGTCTATTTGAAGTGGCTACCCATAGGGGGGAGGATCACGCCGGGCCTAGAGCCTCCGAGGATTACCGGCCTCTACGTCTTGGACTCCTTAATTTCTGGAGACTGGCCTGCCCTAGTCAGTGCGCTTAAACATTTAGTGCTCCCCTCAATAACTCTCGGAATTGTGATCTCCGGCGTCTTTACCAGATTTATACGTAATAATCTAGTCAAGACCCTTGAGGAGGACTTCATAACTACCTACAAGGCGGCAGGCCTGCCGCGTTGGCGTATACTGTTGAGGGCCTATAGGGCCGCTTTAGTCCCAACTATAACTATGATGGGACTACAACTAGCCCTACTGCTACAAGGCGCCGTATTGACAGAAACTACATTCTCCTGGCCTGGCCTCGGCACTTTATTGCTCGAGAGGATACAATATCTAGACTACCCGACAGTACAGGGCATAGTTGTATTCTATGTACTCATAGTTGTATTTATAAATATAATAGTAGACCTTATAAATTTAGTAGTAGATCCTAGATTGAGGAGGGGGATATGGCATTAA
- a CDS encoding HEPN domain-containing protein gives MGLEDWLNRCSEFLRAAYELRDAGLFSLACFSAHQAVEMCLKGVLIWRTGSHPFTHSLTELLDVISKLGFEVPEGAYKEAEWLEPHYILARYPARGVKPYTSNTASRCIAAAELITSLVEKWCGKSLPRG, from the coding sequence GTGGGGCTTGAGGATTGGCTTAACCGTTGCTCCGAGTTCTTGAGGGCGGCGTATGAGTTGAGGGACGCCGGACTGTTCAGCCTCGCTTGCTTTTCGGCACATCAAGCGGTCGAGATGTGCCTAAAGGGGGTCTTGATATGGCGTACCGGATCTCACCCCTTTACGCACAGCCTCACCGAGCTGTTGGACGTCATATCGAAGCTAGGCTTCGAGGTGCCAGAAGGGGCATACAAGGAGGCCGAATGGCTGGAGCCCCACTACATACTCGCCAGATATCCGGCGAGGGGAGTCAAGCCCTATACCTCGAACACGGCCTCTCGGTGCATAGCGGCGGCAGAGTTAATAACCTCCCTCGTGGAGAAGTGGTGTGGGAAGTCCTTGCCAAGAGGGTAG
- a CDS encoding molybdopterin-binding protein, which translates to MYALVRLRGYIEDVGFKAVVSSDVAQALGLKVGDAIKLESPDGASGARIVRIDGSMKSGIIVTSDIYMALGGRSRAVLLKKVERSFEATAVSLGVAADTPITLEDLKGALSAVASARVPVFSNFVGFLYTPRGWVKVVIKRVEPREPAYISTETAARLG; encoded by the coding sequence GTGTACGCCCTAGTGAGGCTTCGCGGATATATAGAGGACGTCGGCTTCAAGGCCGTGGTGTCCAGCGACGTGGCGCAGGCCCTAGGGCTTAAGGTGGGCGACGCCATCAAGTTGGAGAGCCCTGACGGCGCCAGCGGCGCCAGAATCGTGCGGATAGACGGGTCCATGAAGTCCGGGATAATTGTGACGTCCGACATCTACATGGCCCTTGGGGGTAGGAGCAGAGCCGTATTGCTCAAAAAGGTGGAGAGGTCTTTCGAGGCGACTGCGGTAAGTCTAGGCGTGGCGGCAGATACGCCGATAACTCTAGAGGATCTCAAAGGCGCACTTTCGGCCGTGGCCTCTGCGCGGGTGCCTGTATTTTCTAATTTCGTGGGTTTCCTCTACACGCCGAGGGGCTGGGTTAAGGTCGTAATCAAGCGGGTAGAGCCGCGAGAGCCCGCCTACATTTCGACAGAGACGGCGGCCCGATTGGGCTAG